A portion of the Sulfurospirillum diekertiae genome contains these proteins:
- a CDS encoding 6-carboxytetrahydropterin synthase, translated as MLWQISKEFDFCYGHRVWSQELDAEFSLSGCLACRHLHGHQGKIIVFLQSNELKNGMVTDFHHLNWFKLFLDNTLDHKFIIDIHDPLFATLLPHFADKQNLLSHESGYKTPDLSFIAHEPNYLVEMYEGYIIVDFVPTSENISTWLLQIIAKKMSRLGVEVSHVEFLETPKSRSIVYNH; from the coding sequence ATGTTATGGCAAATCAGTAAAGAATTCGATTTTTGTTATGGGCACCGCGTTTGGTCACAAGAGCTGGATGCTGAATTTTCCCTCAGTGGGTGCTTAGCGTGCCGTCACTTGCATGGACATCAAGGCAAAATTATCGTTTTTTTACAAAGTAATGAACTCAAAAATGGTATGGTGACAGACTTTCATCATCTGAACTGGTTTAAACTCTTTTTAGACAATACCTTAGATCATAAATTCATCATTGACATTCACGACCCACTCTTTGCGACCTTATTGCCTCATTTTGCTGACAAACAGAATTTACTTTCCCATGAAAGTGGTTATAAAACACCCGATCTCTCTTTTATAGCGCATGAGCCAAATTATCTTGTAGAAATGTATGAGGGGTATATTATCGTTGATTTTGTGCCAACCAGTGAGAACATCTCAACGTGGCTGCTTCAAATCATTGCGAAAAAGATGAGTCGCTTGGGAGTGGAAGTCTCGCATGTAGAATTTTTAGAAACCCCAAAAAGCCGAAGTATCGTTTACAACCATTAG
- the dut gene encoding dUTPase, with amino-acid sequence MTSKDYLTQMFALQQKLNDETNGIGWENGYTKHNRMINWKRCIYMECAELIDSFSWKHWKNINKPTDWDNVTVEIVDIWHFIMSLLLEDYKTNNRGDIEQLVLDVLDVQGFEAFTKEPLSIGMAVPMELVNDIESIIHDTTGFEMDLFDGLLKEYFTLSRKCGINLKVLYKFYVAKNVLNQFRQDHGYKEGHYIKVWNGKEDNEVMLSLLHGESAPTVDALYKKLEKVYPKA; translated from the coding sequence ATGACAAGTAAAGATTATTTAACGCAAATGTTTGCGTTACAGCAAAAACTGAACGACGAAACCAATGGTATTGGCTGGGAAAATGGCTATACCAAACATAACCGCATGATTAACTGGAAGCGATGTATTTATATGGAGTGTGCGGAACTCATTGATAGTTTTAGTTGGAAACATTGGAAAAACATTAATAAACCGACCGATTGGGACAATGTCACCGTTGAAATCGTTGATATTTGGCATTTTATTATGAGCCTGTTATTGGAAGATTATAAAACGAACAACAGAGGCGATATTGAACAACTTGTTTTAGATGTGTTGGATGTTCAGGGATTTGAAGCATTTACCAAAGAACCACTCTCTATCGGTATGGCTGTACCAATGGAACTGGTCAATGACATCGAGAGCATCATTCACGATACGACAGGTTTTGAAATGGATCTTTTTGATGGACTGTTGAAAGAGTATTTTACACTTTCAAGAAAATGTGGCATCAACCTTAAAGTGCTGTACAAATTCTATGTGGCTAAAAACGTGCTTAACCAATTCCGCCAAGATCATGGCTACAAAGAGGGACATTACATCAAAGTGTGGAATGGTAAAGAAGATAACGAAGTGATGCTTTCATTGCTTCATGGCGAGTCTGCTCCCACTGTGGATGCGCTCTATAAAAAACTCGAAAAGGTCTATCCAAAGGCTTAA
- a CDS encoding patatin-like phospholipase family protein, protein MAGTLKISLALSGGAARGAFHLGVIAAMERNNVEIAAVSGASIGAVIAAGVGSGVSAFDLLRIVKSRAFRKVFHFNYFRKGLLRINEKAAILKEIAPIERLEQMSIPTFMTCVDLPHGEIVRFSHGNTINLAIASSALIPIFRPITYDNYTLIDGGFMDNLPVAPLLELPYPVVSVNLFPLHVKQKSNFFSSFERAIYLSILASSKQQIEQSDLCISDPTLNDFGLFTFRQIDACFELGYRKGSESILTFMAQKSIMKPF, encoded by the coding sequence ATGGCTGGGACATTGAAAATATCCTTAGCTCTCTCTGGCGGTGCGGCAAGGGGGGCATTTCATCTGGGTGTCATTGCAGCAATGGAGCGAAACAATGTGGAAATAGCCGCTGTCTCAGGCGCCAGTATTGGTGCGGTGATTGCTGCTGGTGTGGGCTCTGGTGTCAGTGCTTTTGATCTGTTACGCATCGTTAAAAGTCGAGCCTTTCGTAAAGTATTTCATTTTAACTATTTTCGCAAGGGACTTCTTCGCATCAATGAAAAAGCAGCTATTCTGAAAGAGATCGCCCCTATTGAGCGTTTAGAGCAGATGAGCATTCCTACTTTTATGACATGTGTTGATCTCCCTCATGGCGAAATCGTCCGCTTTAGCCATGGCAATACAATTAACCTTGCCATCGCAAGCTCCGCGCTCATTCCTATCTTTCGCCCCATCACTTATGATAATTACACGCTTATTGATGGTGGTTTTATGGATAACCTGCCTGTAGCACCACTTTTAGAGCTTCCTTATCCTGTGGTGAGTGTTAATTTGTTTCCTTTACATGTAAAGCAAAAAAGTAACTTTTTTTCCAGTTTTGAGCGCGCTATTTATCTCTCCATTTTGGCTTCATCGAAACAGCAGATAGAGCAGAGTGATCTGTGCATTAGCGATCCCACACTCAATGATTTTGGATTGTTTACTTTTAGACAAATAGATGCTTGTTTTGAGCTTGGATATCGCAAAGGCAGTGAATCCATTTTGACTTTTATGGCGCAAAAAAGTATAATGAAACCCTTTTAA
- a CDS encoding UDP-2,3-diacylglucosamine diphosphatase, producing the protein MTKYEFSGDEDPIAFRSIFISDLHLGTRFSQAEELLDFLKFTNSENLYLVGDVIDGWAIKRKIKWAQSHSDVIQKILRKARKGTNVFYITGNHDDFLRSFLPLGLGDRIAVVDEVDYTSLNNERFFITHGDFFDSVTMTKRWLAILGDLGYDLLLNINQLIGWFRKKMRYHSHWSLSKYVKDNVKSSISFITDFEHILSEHAKRNNYDGVICGHIHKAEIRDIEGIKYLNCGDWVESCTAIVETLEGEFRIIRWLGH; encoded by the coding sequence ATGACCAAATACGAATTTTCAGGGGATGAAGACCCGATAGCCTTTCGCTCGATCTTTATCTCCGACCTGCACTTGGGAACGCGTTTTTCCCAAGCGGAGGAGCTTTTGGACTTTTTAAAATTTACGAACAGTGAAAACCTCTATTTAGTGGGCGATGTCATTGATGGTTGGGCGATTAAACGCAAGATAAAATGGGCACAGTCGCACTCCGATGTGATTCAAAAGATTTTACGAAAAGCCCGAAAAGGGACGAATGTTTTTTACATCACTGGCAATCACGATGACTTTTTGCGCTCCTTTTTACCTTTAGGGTTGGGCGATCGTATTGCGGTTGTCGATGAAGTGGATTATACAAGCCTCAACAATGAGCGATTTTTCATTACGCACGGTGATTTTTTTGACTCGGTCACGATGACTAAACGGTGGCTCGCTATCTTGGGTGATTTAGGGTACGACCTTTTGCTCAATATTAACCAACTCATTGGCTGGTTTCGCAAGAAAATGCGTTATCACAGCCACTGGTCACTCTCCAAATACGTCAAAGACAATGTTAAAAGTTCCATCTCCTTTATCACCGATTTTGAACATATTCTCAGTGAGCATGCCAAGCGCAATAACTACGATGGCGTGATTTGCGGGCATATTCATAAGGCGGAGATTCGCGATATTGAAGGTATTAAGTACCTAAATTGCGGCGATTGGGTCGAGTCCTGCACGGCAATAGTCGAAACCTTAGAGGGTGAATTTAGGATTATACGATGGCTGGGACATTGA
- a CDS encoding helix-turn-helix domain-containing protein — METLEAFYKRITHPLPQDLHNGIGHFNVFTRQECAEIPYSRKDYFKITFLKGKHKVHYADKTLQSNQYALMFSDPLVPYSWESLDGKKCGYFCIFTEAFFYNHGALRSYPIYKPEHPKLFLLNEATAKEVEALFEKMLGEIDSTYAYRDDLLRNWTMELIHIALKMEPASIIPDVQSDKKRKIDSLFNELLERQFPITSPYERLELKNPSDFARLLNIHPNHLNRTLKEVSEKTTTERIAQRVLEEAKILLKHSSWSVGDIAYALGYEESAHFINFFKKKLNQTPQNYRIGQTRLFS; from the coding sequence ATGGAAACACTTGAAGCATTTTACAAACGAATTACCCATCCACTGCCCCAAGACTTACATAATGGCATCGGGCACTTCAATGTCTTCACGAGGCAAGAGTGCGCTGAAATTCCTTACAGTCGCAAGGATTACTTTAAAATCACCTTTTTAAAGGGCAAACATAAGGTGCATTACGCCGATAAAACCCTGCAAAGTAACCAGTACGCCCTTATGTTTTCAGACCCGTTAGTGCCGTACAGTTGGGAGTCACTCGATGGCAAAAAATGCGGTTATTTTTGCATTTTCACCGAAGCTTTTTTTTACAACCACGGAGCACTCCGAAGCTACCCCATCTACAAACCTGAGCACCCCAAACTGTTTTTGCTCAATGAAGCAACCGCCAAAGAGGTGGAAGCTCTTTTTGAAAAGATGCTAGGAGAAATTGACTCTACGTACGCTTACAGGGATGATTTGTTGCGTAACTGGACGATGGAGCTCATTCATATCGCCCTTAAAATGGAGCCTGCAAGCATAATTCCTGATGTGCAAAGCGATAAAAAACGTAAAATTGACTCCTTGTTTAATGAACTCCTTGAAAGGCAATTCCCGATCACATCGCCCTATGAGCGACTTGAGCTTAAAAACCCCAGTGATTTTGCCAGACTTCTTAATATTCACCCCAATCACCTCAACCGAACCCTCAAAGAGGTGAGCGAAAAAACAACCACCGAGCGCATCGCACAGCGTGTTTTGGAAGAAGCTAAGATTTTACTCAAACACTCTTCGTGGAGTGTGGGTGACATCGCTTATGCCTTAGGCTACGAAGAGTCCGCTCACTTCATCAACTTTTTCAAAAAAAAGCTCAATCAAACACCGCAAAATTACCGCATTGGGCAAACCAGACTTTTTTCATAG